Proteins encoded in a region of the Mercenaria mercenaria strain notata chromosome 1, MADL_Memer_1, whole genome shotgun sequence genome:
- the LOC123541945 gene encoding uncharacterized protein LOC123541945 encodes MKNKYNNNIKVMERQTIFMLAVLVLLSVHQSYSVETYSLSYSYFDEIAQSYCASKGSGWVFAIRRNCKNAPRCEEMCNNAKHEILESISNQRNSVSCFDAFHIMKDHPVLKANPSHPQPDSGKLNLGSYGYGSDGCRWKPNHCGPNYCCCKAY; translated from the exons atgaaaaacaaatacaataataatattaaagtCATGGAGAGACAAACGATTTTTATGTTAGCAGTTCTTGTTTTAC TGAGCGTACACCAATCCTATTCAGTGGAGACATACAGTTTAAGCTATAGCTATTTTGATGAGATAGCACAGTCATATTGCGCCTCAAAGGGATCCGGATGGGTGTTTGCTATAAGGAGGAATTGTAAGAATGCCCCTAGGTGTGAAGAGATGTGTAACAACGCAAAGCACGAAATCCTCGAATCTATTAGCAATCAACGAAACAG TGTATCGTGTTTTGATGCATTCCACATTATGAAAGATCATCCAGTACTAAAGGCCAACCCTTCTCACCCGCAACCCGATTCTGGGAAATTGAATCTTGGGTCATATGGTTATGGTTCTGACGGATGTAGGTGGAAACCTAATCACTGCGGACCTAACTACTGTTGCTGTAAAGCGTATTAA